A region from the Rosa rugosa chromosome 6, drRosRugo1.1, whole genome shotgun sequence genome encodes:
- the LOC133718241 gene encoding uncharacterized protein LOC133718241 isoform X1, with protein sequence MNRTVGESSSALASPSTSHSIRASPSSSSETFQKPKPNAIFLFFLPSFQIRPRTRNSSCIIITMLAKLFKRPSQNQHHPQARVSQADLGPRIVFHYGIPSTASILALDRTQSLLAIGTLDGRIKVIGGDNIEGLLISPEPLAFKYLEFLENQGFLASVSSENEIQVWDLEQKQIAGSLQWECNITAFSVIYGTNYMYIGSEYAMVSMVKYDAEDRKINLLPYYITANFIAEAAGMSLPDNLSVVGVLHQPSSQGNRLLIAYENGLIVLWDALEDRVVLVRGSKDLQVKEETVHNSFEGTRTELTDATSDSKQVEKEISSLCWVCDNGSSLAVGYVDGDIMFWDISTAESTKDHRSKKLANNVAKLELSSDDKRLPVIVLHWSANRLSHHPRGQLFVYGGEGIGSEEVLTVLSVDWSSGIESLKCIGRVDLTLVGSFADMVLLPAAGAMENGDTLLFTLTNQGQLHVYDKACWSALMSHQKKRTDGTAVQYPMFIPTTEPCMTVAKLALVDRDGKYSSALSKEVSVDKSNAKHTLKKGGAKWPLTGGVPSQLSDAENFHVERLYVAGYQDGSVRIWDATYPTPSLIYAIGPEVKGIRSTGANGTVSALEFCSLTLKLAIGDVCGLVRLYKLIGSSDEAELHFVTKTEKEVYTSQQGNGPQCTVVFSILDSPISTLQYANFGARLSVGYECGRVAMLDISTSSVLFLTDSVSNSISPVICLSVKSFSDTNSLSQSPKGSESKNSTDPQNGMNPKDSESKTLSDSGNGLAIPKDSESKNVADPEHGMSVKDTEFKTLSDSGNGLAIPENSESKNVADPEPGMSVKDPASQTLSDSENGLAFIMTRNAHFVILDSATGNMIRSWPMHPKMDSTAISMYIIEDGDVLFDLSSAKKDSLDLPQKGVAKHDDVPPNADSGGTQLVVDQDTSTKTAYFLQRSVNICVLLCCDYTLHLCSLKSLLEGDSNCILKVNLVKPCCWTTIFKKDGKDSGLVILNQTGVFEIRSFPNLEVVRDISLMTILRWNFVINMDKTFCSSDRGQMILVHGCELAFVSILAYEDDFRISESFPCLHDKVLAAATDVIADLSQRQKQSAAHRILGGIIKGLKTSKTDQNMDPTGNHEKYCANLESLFSNPPFLKPSTDVKDDQEPVVLNLDDIVIDGPITVLPKDPNKKNEKKADKGSEKKKLFEGATSGTKPKMRTAAEIKAKYRETGDVSAAAARARDMLAERGEKLEKLRENTEELSSGAQDFASMAKELAKRMENRKWWHI encoded by the exons ATGAATCGTACGGTCGGTGAGTCCTCCTCCGCCCTCGCATCACCGTCCACCTCACACTCAATTCGCGCCTCACCATCGTCGTCGTCCGAAACGTTTCAGAAACCGAAACCAAACGCCATATTCTTGTTTTTCCTTCCCTCCTTTCAAATCAGACCAAGAACACGAAACAGTAGCTGCATTATCATCACTATGTTGGCTAAACTCTTCAAAAGACCCTCACAAAATCAACATCATCCtcag GCAAGGGTGTCACAAGCTGATTTGGGTCCAAGAATTGTTTTTCACTATGGGATTCCATCTACTGCATCGATTCTCGCACTTGATCGCACTCAGAGCTTGCTGGCAATTGGAACCCT GGATGGGAGGATAAAAGTGATTGGTGGCGATAATATTGAAGGGCTTCTGATATCTCCTGAGCCATTGGCATTTAAATACTTGGAG TTCTTAGAAAATCAAGGTTTTTTAGCTAGTGTCTCAAGTGAAAATGAAATTCAG GTTTGGGATTTGGAACAGAAGCAAATAGCCGGTTCTTTACAGTGGGAATGCAATATAACTGCCTTCTCTGTTATTTATGGCACCAATTACAT GTATATTGGAAGCGAATATGCAATGGTGTCTATGGTGAAGTATGATGCTGAAGATCGAAAAATCAATTTACTGCCATATTATATTACTGCAAACTTCATAGCTG AAGCAGCTGGAATGTCATTGCCTGATAATCTTTCTGTTGTTGGAGTTCTCCATCAACCTAGTTCTCAGGGAAACAG ACTGCTGATTGCATATGAGAATGGTCTGATTGTTCTCTGGGATGCTTTAGAAGATCGAGTTGTGCTTGTAAGAGGTTCCAAGGACCTGCAAGTGAAGGAAGAAACAGTCCATAATTCTTTTGAAGGCACAAGAACTGAGCTGACTGATGCTACATCAGACAGCAAACAGGTGGAGAAAGAGATAAGCTCTCTTTGTTGGGTATGCGATAATGGGTCAAGTCTTGCTGTTGGCTATGTAGATGGTGATATAATGTTTTGGGATATATCAACTGCTGAGTCTACCAAGGATCATAGATCTAAAAAGTTAGCTAACAATGTTGCGAAGCTAGAGTTATCATCAGATGACAAGAGACTCCCTGTCATAGTTTTACACTGGTCTGCAAATAGGTTAAGTCATCATCCTAGGGGCCAACTCTTTGTTTATGGAGGTGAAGGAATTGGGTCTGAAGAAGTTCTCACG GTTCTGAGCGTGGATTGGTCTTCAGGAATAGAAAGTCTGAAATGCATAGGTCGTGTGGACCTTACACTTGTTGGTTCATTTGCAGATATGGTTTTACTTCCAGCTGCTGGTGCCATGGAGAACGGTGACACATTGCTATTCACTTTGACAAATCAGGGACAACTGCATGTCTATGACAAGGCTTGCTGGTCTGCCTTAATGTCTCACCAAAAGAAAAGGACTGATGGGACTGCAGTGCAGTATCCTATGTTTATACCTACTACTGAACCGTGTATGACAGTGGCAAAGCTTGCTTTGGTGGATAGAGATGGGAAATACTCCTCAGCTCTGTCCAAG GAAGTTTCTGTTGACAAGTCTAATGCGAAACACACTTTGAAGAAGGGGGGTGCAAAGTGGCCTTTGACTGGTGGTGTTCCCAGCCAACTTTCTGATGCTGAAAATTTTCATGTCGAGAGACTATATGTAGCAGGATATCAAGATGGATCTGTTCGAATATGGGATGCCACCTATCCAACTCCGTCGCTTATATATGCTATAGGTCCTGAG GTAAAAGGCATCAGATCTACAGGTGCAAATGGAACAGTCTCAGCATTGGAATTTTGTTCTCTTACTTTAAAATTAGCTATTGGTGATGTGTGTGGTCTG GTTCGTCTATATAAACTAATAGGGAGTTCAGACGAGGCAGAATTGCACTTTGTGACAAAAACAGAGAAGGAAG TTTATACTTCACAACAAGGTAATGGGCCTCAGTGCACAGTTGtgttttctattcttgattCTCCTATATCCACACTacaatatgcaaattttggagcaAGACTGAGTGTGGGATATGAATGTGGCCGG GTTGCAATGCTTGATATTAGTACATCGTCAGTTTTGTTTCTTACAGACAGTGTCTCCAACTCAATTTCCCCAGTCATCTGTCTGTCTGTGAAATCATTTTCAGATACTAATAGCTTATCACAGAGCCCAAAGGGCTCTGAATCCAAGAATTCGACTGATCCTCAAAATGGAATGAATCCAAAGGATTCTGAATCCAAAACTTTAAGTGATTCTGGAAATGGGTTGGCAATCCCAAAGGACTCTGAATCCAAGAATGTGGCTGACCCTGAACATGGAATGAGTGTAAAAGATACTGAATTTAAGACTTTGAGTGATTCTGGAAATGGGTTGGCAATCCCAGAGAACTCTGAATCCAAGAATGTGGCTGATCCTGAACCTGGAATGAGTGTAAAAGATCCTGCATCCCAGACTTTGAGTGATTCTGAAAATGGGTTGGCGTTCATTATGACCAGAAATGCACATTTTGTTATTTTAGATAGTGCCACTGGCAATATGATCAGGTCTTGGCCCATGCATCCAAAAATGGATTCTACTGCAATTTCGATGTACATTATAG AGGATGGTGATGTTTTATTTGATTTGTCGAGTGCAAAAAAGGATTCTTTAGACTTACCTCAGAAAGGCGTAGCTAAACATGATGACGTACCACCTAATGCTGACTCTGGAGGGACACAGCTTGTAGTTGACCAGGATACCTCCACCAAAACTGCATATTTTTTGCAGAGATCGGTGAACATATGTGTTTTACTTTGTTGTGACTACACATTGCACTTATGTTCATTGAAGTCTCTGCTTGAG GGTGACAGTAACTGCATTCTGAAGGTGAATCTTGTAAAACCGTGTTGTTGGACTACAATCTTCAAAAAAGATGGAAAAGACAGTGGATTGGTTATACTAAATCAGACAGGAGTCTTTGAGATCAG GTCTTTTCCAAATCTTGAAGTGGTGAGAGATATATCATTAATGACGATTCTAAGATGGAACTTCGTGATCAACATGGATAAGACATTCTGTTCCTCTGATCGTGGGCAAATGATTCTG gtacATGGGTGTGAATTAGCTTTTGTCTCTATTTTGGCCTACGAAGATGACttcag GATTTCGGAGTCCTTCCCTTGTCTTCATGATAAAGTGCTTGCAGCTGCTACAGATGTCATTGCCGATTTATCTCAAAGACAGAAACAG AGTGCTGCCCATAGGATTTTAGGAGGTATCATTAAGGGCTTAAAAACTAGTAAAACGGATCAAAACATGGACCCGACTGGAAATCATGAAAAATATTGTGCGAATTTGGAGAGCTTATTTTCAAATCCCCCATTCTTAAAACCATCCACAGATGTGAAGGATGACCAAGAACCTGTGGTGCTTAACCTAG ATGATATTGTAATTGATGGCCCTATTACTGTCTTGCCTAAAGATCCAAACaagaagaatgaaaagaaag CAGACAAGGGATCAGAGAAGAAAAAGTTATTTGAAGGCGCAACTAGTGGTACAAAGCCAAAAATGAGGACAGCTGCCGAAATCAAGGCTAAATATAGAGAAACTGGG GATGTCTCTGCAGCAGCTGCACGTGCAAGAGATATGCTTGCCGAACGTGGGGAAAAACTTGAG AAACTCAGAGAAAACACAGAAGAACTATCGAGTGGAGCTCAAGACTTCGCATCGATGGCAAAGGAACTCGCCAAGAGAATGGAGAATCGTAAATGGTGGCACATATGA
- the LOC133718241 gene encoding uncharacterized protein LOC133718241 isoform X2, whose amino-acid sequence MNRTVGESSSALASPSTSHSIRASPSSSSETFQKPKPNAIFLFFLPSFQIRPRTRNSSCIIITMLAKLFKRPSQNQHHPQARVSQADLGPRIVFHYGIPSTASILALDRTQSLLAIGTLDGRIKVIGGDNIEGLLISPEPLAFKYLEFLENQGFLASVSSENEIQVWDLEQKQIAGSLQWECNITAFSVIYGTNYMYIGSEYAMVSMVKYDAEDRKINLLPYYITANFIAEAAGMSLPDNLSVVGVLHQPSSQGNRLLIAYENGLIVLWDALEDRVVLVRGSKDLQVKEETVHNSFEGTRTELTDATSDSKQVEKEISSLCWVCDNGSSLAVGYVDGDIMFWDISTAESTKDHRSKKLANNVAKLELSSDDKRLPVIVLHWSANRLSHHPRGQLFVYGGEGIGSEEVLTVLSVDWSSGIESLKCIGRVDLTLVGSFADMVLLPAAGAMENGDTLLFTLTNQGQLHVYDKACWSALMSHQKKRTDGTAVQYPMFIPTTEPCMTVAKLALVDRDGKYSSALSKEVSVDKSNAKHTLKKGGAKWPLTGGVPSQLSDAENFHVERLYVAGYQDGSVRIWDATYPTPSLIYAIGPEVKGIRSTGANGTVSALEFCSLTLKLAIGDVCGLVRLYKLIGSSDEAELHFVTKTEKEVYTSQQGNGPQCTVVFSILDSPISTLQYANFGARLSVGYECGRVAMLDISTSSVLFLTDSVSNSISPVICLSVKSFSDTNSLSQSPKGSESKNSTDPQNGMNPKDSESKTLSDSGNGLAIPKDSESKNVADPEHGMSVKDTEFKTLSDSGNGLAIPENSESKNVADPEPGMSVKDPASQTLSDSENGLAFIMTRNAHFVILDSATGNMIRSWPMHPKMDSTAISMYIIEDGDVLFDLSSAKKDSLDLPQKGVAKHDDVPPNADSGGTQLVVDQDTSTKTAYFLQRSVNICVLLCCDYTLHLCSLKSLLEGDSNCILKVNLVKPCCWTTIFKKDGKDSGLVILNQTGVFEIRSFPNLEVVRDISLMTILRWNFVINMDKTFCSSDRGQMILVHGCELAFVSILAYEDDFRISESFPCLHDKVLAAATDVIADLSQRQKQSAAHRILGGIIKGLKTSKTDQNMDPTGNHEKYCANLESLFSNPPFLKPSTDVKDDQEPVVLNLDDIVIDGPITVLPKDPNKKNEKKDKGSEKKKLFEGATSGTKPKMRTAAEIKAKYRETGDVSAAAARARDMLAERGEKLEKLRENTEELSSGAQDFASMAKELAKRMENRKWWHI is encoded by the exons ATGAATCGTACGGTCGGTGAGTCCTCCTCCGCCCTCGCATCACCGTCCACCTCACACTCAATTCGCGCCTCACCATCGTCGTCGTCCGAAACGTTTCAGAAACCGAAACCAAACGCCATATTCTTGTTTTTCCTTCCCTCCTTTCAAATCAGACCAAGAACACGAAACAGTAGCTGCATTATCATCACTATGTTGGCTAAACTCTTCAAAAGACCCTCACAAAATCAACATCATCCtcag GCAAGGGTGTCACAAGCTGATTTGGGTCCAAGAATTGTTTTTCACTATGGGATTCCATCTACTGCATCGATTCTCGCACTTGATCGCACTCAGAGCTTGCTGGCAATTGGAACCCT GGATGGGAGGATAAAAGTGATTGGTGGCGATAATATTGAAGGGCTTCTGATATCTCCTGAGCCATTGGCATTTAAATACTTGGAG TTCTTAGAAAATCAAGGTTTTTTAGCTAGTGTCTCAAGTGAAAATGAAATTCAG GTTTGGGATTTGGAACAGAAGCAAATAGCCGGTTCTTTACAGTGGGAATGCAATATAACTGCCTTCTCTGTTATTTATGGCACCAATTACAT GTATATTGGAAGCGAATATGCAATGGTGTCTATGGTGAAGTATGATGCTGAAGATCGAAAAATCAATTTACTGCCATATTATATTACTGCAAACTTCATAGCTG AAGCAGCTGGAATGTCATTGCCTGATAATCTTTCTGTTGTTGGAGTTCTCCATCAACCTAGTTCTCAGGGAAACAG ACTGCTGATTGCATATGAGAATGGTCTGATTGTTCTCTGGGATGCTTTAGAAGATCGAGTTGTGCTTGTAAGAGGTTCCAAGGACCTGCAAGTGAAGGAAGAAACAGTCCATAATTCTTTTGAAGGCACAAGAACTGAGCTGACTGATGCTACATCAGACAGCAAACAGGTGGAGAAAGAGATAAGCTCTCTTTGTTGGGTATGCGATAATGGGTCAAGTCTTGCTGTTGGCTATGTAGATGGTGATATAATGTTTTGGGATATATCAACTGCTGAGTCTACCAAGGATCATAGATCTAAAAAGTTAGCTAACAATGTTGCGAAGCTAGAGTTATCATCAGATGACAAGAGACTCCCTGTCATAGTTTTACACTGGTCTGCAAATAGGTTAAGTCATCATCCTAGGGGCCAACTCTTTGTTTATGGAGGTGAAGGAATTGGGTCTGAAGAAGTTCTCACG GTTCTGAGCGTGGATTGGTCTTCAGGAATAGAAAGTCTGAAATGCATAGGTCGTGTGGACCTTACACTTGTTGGTTCATTTGCAGATATGGTTTTACTTCCAGCTGCTGGTGCCATGGAGAACGGTGACACATTGCTATTCACTTTGACAAATCAGGGACAACTGCATGTCTATGACAAGGCTTGCTGGTCTGCCTTAATGTCTCACCAAAAGAAAAGGACTGATGGGACTGCAGTGCAGTATCCTATGTTTATACCTACTACTGAACCGTGTATGACAGTGGCAAAGCTTGCTTTGGTGGATAGAGATGGGAAATACTCCTCAGCTCTGTCCAAG GAAGTTTCTGTTGACAAGTCTAATGCGAAACACACTTTGAAGAAGGGGGGTGCAAAGTGGCCTTTGACTGGTGGTGTTCCCAGCCAACTTTCTGATGCTGAAAATTTTCATGTCGAGAGACTATATGTAGCAGGATATCAAGATGGATCTGTTCGAATATGGGATGCCACCTATCCAACTCCGTCGCTTATATATGCTATAGGTCCTGAG GTAAAAGGCATCAGATCTACAGGTGCAAATGGAACAGTCTCAGCATTGGAATTTTGTTCTCTTACTTTAAAATTAGCTATTGGTGATGTGTGTGGTCTG GTTCGTCTATATAAACTAATAGGGAGTTCAGACGAGGCAGAATTGCACTTTGTGACAAAAACAGAGAAGGAAG TTTATACTTCACAACAAGGTAATGGGCCTCAGTGCACAGTTGtgttttctattcttgattCTCCTATATCCACACTacaatatgcaaattttggagcaAGACTGAGTGTGGGATATGAATGTGGCCGG GTTGCAATGCTTGATATTAGTACATCGTCAGTTTTGTTTCTTACAGACAGTGTCTCCAACTCAATTTCCCCAGTCATCTGTCTGTCTGTGAAATCATTTTCAGATACTAATAGCTTATCACAGAGCCCAAAGGGCTCTGAATCCAAGAATTCGACTGATCCTCAAAATGGAATGAATCCAAAGGATTCTGAATCCAAAACTTTAAGTGATTCTGGAAATGGGTTGGCAATCCCAAAGGACTCTGAATCCAAGAATGTGGCTGACCCTGAACATGGAATGAGTGTAAAAGATACTGAATTTAAGACTTTGAGTGATTCTGGAAATGGGTTGGCAATCCCAGAGAACTCTGAATCCAAGAATGTGGCTGATCCTGAACCTGGAATGAGTGTAAAAGATCCTGCATCCCAGACTTTGAGTGATTCTGAAAATGGGTTGGCGTTCATTATGACCAGAAATGCACATTTTGTTATTTTAGATAGTGCCACTGGCAATATGATCAGGTCTTGGCCCATGCATCCAAAAATGGATTCTACTGCAATTTCGATGTACATTATAG AGGATGGTGATGTTTTATTTGATTTGTCGAGTGCAAAAAAGGATTCTTTAGACTTACCTCAGAAAGGCGTAGCTAAACATGATGACGTACCACCTAATGCTGACTCTGGAGGGACACAGCTTGTAGTTGACCAGGATACCTCCACCAAAACTGCATATTTTTTGCAGAGATCGGTGAACATATGTGTTTTACTTTGTTGTGACTACACATTGCACTTATGTTCATTGAAGTCTCTGCTTGAG GGTGACAGTAACTGCATTCTGAAGGTGAATCTTGTAAAACCGTGTTGTTGGACTACAATCTTCAAAAAAGATGGAAAAGACAGTGGATTGGTTATACTAAATCAGACAGGAGTCTTTGAGATCAG GTCTTTTCCAAATCTTGAAGTGGTGAGAGATATATCATTAATGACGATTCTAAGATGGAACTTCGTGATCAACATGGATAAGACATTCTGTTCCTCTGATCGTGGGCAAATGATTCTG gtacATGGGTGTGAATTAGCTTTTGTCTCTATTTTGGCCTACGAAGATGACttcag GATTTCGGAGTCCTTCCCTTGTCTTCATGATAAAGTGCTTGCAGCTGCTACAGATGTCATTGCCGATTTATCTCAAAGACAGAAACAG AGTGCTGCCCATAGGATTTTAGGAGGTATCATTAAGGGCTTAAAAACTAGTAAAACGGATCAAAACATGGACCCGACTGGAAATCATGAAAAATATTGTGCGAATTTGGAGAGCTTATTTTCAAATCCCCCATTCTTAAAACCATCCACAGATGTGAAGGATGACCAAGAACCTGTGGTGCTTAACCTAG ATGATATTGTAATTGATGGCCCTATTACTGTCTTGCCTAAAGATCCAAACaagaagaatgaaaagaaag ACAAGGGATCAGAGAAGAAAAAGTTATTTGAAGGCGCAACTAGTGGTACAAAGCCAAAAATGAGGACAGCTGCCGAAATCAAGGCTAAATATAGAGAAACTGGG GATGTCTCTGCAGCAGCTGCACGTGCAAGAGATATGCTTGCCGAACGTGGGGAAAAACTTGAG AAACTCAGAGAAAACACAGAAGAACTATCGAGTGGAGCTCAAGACTTCGCATCGATGGCAAAGGAACTCGCCAAGAGAATGGAGAATCGTAAATGGTGGCACATATGA
- the LOC133718241 gene encoding uncharacterized protein LOC133718241 isoform X3: protein MYIGSEYAMVSMVKYDAEDRKINLLPYYITANFIAEAAGMSLPDNLSVVGVLHQPSSQGNRLLIAYENGLIVLWDALEDRVVLVRGSKDLQVKEETVHNSFEGTRTELTDATSDSKQVEKEISSLCWVCDNGSSLAVGYVDGDIMFWDISTAESTKDHRSKKLANNVAKLELSSDDKRLPVIVLHWSANRLSHHPRGQLFVYGGEGIGSEEVLTVLSVDWSSGIESLKCIGRVDLTLVGSFADMVLLPAAGAMENGDTLLFTLTNQGQLHVYDKACWSALMSHQKKRTDGTAVQYPMFIPTTEPCMTVAKLALVDRDGKYSSALSKEVSVDKSNAKHTLKKGGAKWPLTGGVPSQLSDAENFHVERLYVAGYQDGSVRIWDATYPTPSLIYAIGPEVKGIRSTGANGTVSALEFCSLTLKLAIGDVCGLVRLYKLIGSSDEAELHFVTKTEKEVYTSQQGNGPQCTVVFSILDSPISTLQYANFGARLSVGYECGRVAMLDISTSSVLFLTDSVSNSISPVICLSVKSFSDTNSLSQSPKGSESKNSTDPQNGMNPKDSESKTLSDSGNGLAIPKDSESKNVADPEHGMSVKDTEFKTLSDSGNGLAIPENSESKNVADPEPGMSVKDPASQTLSDSENGLAFIMTRNAHFVILDSATGNMIRSWPMHPKMDSTAISMYIIEDGDVLFDLSSAKKDSLDLPQKGVAKHDDVPPNADSGGTQLVVDQDTSTKTAYFLQRSVNICVLLCCDYTLHLCSLKSLLEGDSNCILKVNLVKPCCWTTIFKKDGKDSGLVILNQTGVFEIRSFPNLEVVRDISLMTILRWNFVINMDKTFCSSDRGQMILVHGCELAFVSILAYEDDFRISESFPCLHDKVLAAATDVIADLSQRQKQSAAHRILGGIIKGLKTSKTDQNMDPTGNHEKYCANLESLFSNPPFLKPSTDVKDDQEPVVLNLDDIVIDGPITVLPKDPNKKNEKKADKGSEKKKLFEGATSGTKPKMRTAAEIKAKYRETGDVSAAAARARDMLAERGEKLEKLRENTEELSSGAQDFASMAKELAKRMENRKWWHI, encoded by the exons AT GTATATTGGAAGCGAATATGCAATGGTGTCTATGGTGAAGTATGATGCTGAAGATCGAAAAATCAATTTACTGCCATATTATATTACTGCAAACTTCATAGCTG AAGCAGCTGGAATGTCATTGCCTGATAATCTTTCTGTTGTTGGAGTTCTCCATCAACCTAGTTCTCAGGGAAACAG ACTGCTGATTGCATATGAGAATGGTCTGATTGTTCTCTGGGATGCTTTAGAAGATCGAGTTGTGCTTGTAAGAGGTTCCAAGGACCTGCAAGTGAAGGAAGAAACAGTCCATAATTCTTTTGAAGGCACAAGAACTGAGCTGACTGATGCTACATCAGACAGCAAACAGGTGGAGAAAGAGATAAGCTCTCTTTGTTGGGTATGCGATAATGGGTCAAGTCTTGCTGTTGGCTATGTAGATGGTGATATAATGTTTTGGGATATATCAACTGCTGAGTCTACCAAGGATCATAGATCTAAAAAGTTAGCTAACAATGTTGCGAAGCTAGAGTTATCATCAGATGACAAGAGACTCCCTGTCATAGTTTTACACTGGTCTGCAAATAGGTTAAGTCATCATCCTAGGGGCCAACTCTTTGTTTATGGAGGTGAAGGAATTGGGTCTGAAGAAGTTCTCACG GTTCTGAGCGTGGATTGGTCTTCAGGAATAGAAAGTCTGAAATGCATAGGTCGTGTGGACCTTACACTTGTTGGTTCATTTGCAGATATGGTTTTACTTCCAGCTGCTGGTGCCATGGAGAACGGTGACACATTGCTATTCACTTTGACAAATCAGGGACAACTGCATGTCTATGACAAGGCTTGCTGGTCTGCCTTAATGTCTCACCAAAAGAAAAGGACTGATGGGACTGCAGTGCAGTATCCTATGTTTATACCTACTACTGAACCGTGTATGACAGTGGCAAAGCTTGCTTTGGTGGATAGAGATGGGAAATACTCCTCAGCTCTGTCCAAG GAAGTTTCTGTTGACAAGTCTAATGCGAAACACACTTTGAAGAAGGGGGGTGCAAAGTGGCCTTTGACTGGTGGTGTTCCCAGCCAACTTTCTGATGCTGAAAATTTTCATGTCGAGAGACTATATGTAGCAGGATATCAAGATGGATCTGTTCGAATATGGGATGCCACCTATCCAACTCCGTCGCTTATATATGCTATAGGTCCTGAG GTAAAAGGCATCAGATCTACAGGTGCAAATGGAACAGTCTCAGCATTGGAATTTTGTTCTCTTACTTTAAAATTAGCTATTGGTGATGTGTGTGGTCTG GTTCGTCTATATAAACTAATAGGGAGTTCAGACGAGGCAGAATTGCACTTTGTGACAAAAACAGAGAAGGAAG TTTATACTTCACAACAAGGTAATGGGCCTCAGTGCACAGTTGtgttttctattcttgattCTCCTATATCCACACTacaatatgcaaattttggagcaAGACTGAGTGTGGGATATGAATGTGGCCGG GTTGCAATGCTTGATATTAGTACATCGTCAGTTTTGTTTCTTACAGACAGTGTCTCCAACTCAATTTCCCCAGTCATCTGTCTGTCTGTGAAATCATTTTCAGATACTAATAGCTTATCACAGAGCCCAAAGGGCTCTGAATCCAAGAATTCGACTGATCCTCAAAATGGAATGAATCCAAAGGATTCTGAATCCAAAACTTTAAGTGATTCTGGAAATGGGTTGGCAATCCCAAAGGACTCTGAATCCAAGAATGTGGCTGACCCTGAACATGGAATGAGTGTAAAAGATACTGAATTTAAGACTTTGAGTGATTCTGGAAATGGGTTGGCAATCCCAGAGAACTCTGAATCCAAGAATGTGGCTGATCCTGAACCTGGAATGAGTGTAAAAGATCCTGCATCCCAGACTTTGAGTGATTCTGAAAATGGGTTGGCGTTCATTATGACCAGAAATGCACATTTTGTTATTTTAGATAGTGCCACTGGCAATATGATCAGGTCTTGGCCCATGCATCCAAAAATGGATTCTACTGCAATTTCGATGTACATTATAG AGGATGGTGATGTTTTATTTGATTTGTCGAGTGCAAAAAAGGATTCTTTAGACTTACCTCAGAAAGGCGTAGCTAAACATGATGACGTACCACCTAATGCTGACTCTGGAGGGACACAGCTTGTAGTTGACCAGGATACCTCCACCAAAACTGCATATTTTTTGCAGAGATCGGTGAACATATGTGTTTTACTTTGTTGTGACTACACATTGCACTTATGTTCATTGAAGTCTCTGCTTGAG GGTGACAGTAACTGCATTCTGAAGGTGAATCTTGTAAAACCGTGTTGTTGGACTACAATCTTCAAAAAAGATGGAAAAGACAGTGGATTGGTTATACTAAATCAGACAGGAGTCTTTGAGATCAG GTCTTTTCCAAATCTTGAAGTGGTGAGAGATATATCATTAATGACGATTCTAAGATGGAACTTCGTGATCAACATGGATAAGACATTCTGTTCCTCTGATCGTGGGCAAATGATTCTG gtacATGGGTGTGAATTAGCTTTTGTCTCTATTTTGGCCTACGAAGATGACttcag GATTTCGGAGTCCTTCCCTTGTCTTCATGATAAAGTGCTTGCAGCTGCTACAGATGTCATTGCCGATTTATCTCAAAGACAGAAACAG AGTGCTGCCCATAGGATTTTAGGAGGTATCATTAAGGGCTTAAAAACTAGTAAAACGGATCAAAACATGGACCCGACTGGAAATCATGAAAAATATTGTGCGAATTTGGAGAGCTTATTTTCAAATCCCCCATTCTTAAAACCATCCACAGATGTGAAGGATGACCAAGAACCTGTGGTGCTTAACCTAG ATGATATTGTAATTGATGGCCCTATTACTGTCTTGCCTAAAGATCCAAACaagaagaatgaaaagaaag CAGACAAGGGATCAGAGAAGAAAAAGTTATTTGAAGGCGCAACTAGTGGTACAAAGCCAAAAATGAGGACAGCTGCCGAAATCAAGGCTAAATATAGAGAAACTGGG GATGTCTCTGCAGCAGCTGCACGTGCAAGAGATATGCTTGCCGAACGTGGGGAAAAACTTGAG AAACTCAGAGAAAACACAGAAGAACTATCGAGTGGAGCTCAAGACTTCGCATCGATGGCAAAGGAACTCGCCAAGAGAATGGAGAATCGTAAATGGTGGCACATATGA